From one Malus sylvestris chromosome 1, drMalSylv7.2, whole genome shotgun sequence genomic stretch:
- the LOC126597754 gene encoding chalcone--flavanone isomerase isoform X27, with amino-acid sequence MAPTPSLAGLQVETTAFPPSAKPPGSSNTLFLGGAGVRGLEIQGNFVKFTAIGVYLEENAVPLLAVKWKGKTAEELTGSVEFFRDIVTGPFEKFIQVTTILPLTGQQYSDKVSENCVAFWKSIGIYTDAEGKAIEKFLEVFKDQNFPPGASILFTQSPKGSLTISFSRDASVPKAANTVIENKLLSKAVLESIVGKHGVSPAAKQSLATRLSKLLNGCKESYGAEARNEKVEA; translated from the exons ATGGCCCCAACGCCATCGCTCGCCGGACTCCAGGTCGAGACGACTGCGTTTCCACCGTCCGCCAAACCTCCGGGCTCCTCTAACACTCTGTTCCTCGGCGGCGCAG GGGTGAGGGGGCTGGAGATTCAGGGGAACTTCGTGAAGTTCACGGCGATCGGAGTGTACTTGGAGGAAAACGCCGTGCCTCTGCTCGCCGTTAAGTGGAAGGGTAAGACGGCCGAGGAGTTGACGGGGTCCGTTGAGTTCTTCAGGGACATCGTTACAG GTCCGTTTGAGAAATTCATTCAAGTGACAACGATACTGCCACTGACAGGCCAGCAATACTCTGACAAAGTTTCGGAGAATTGCGTTGCCTTTTGGAAGTCAATCGGAATTTACACTGATGCAGAAGGCAAAGCCATTGAAAAGTTCCTTGAAGTCTTCAAAGATCAAAACTTCCCACCCGGCGCCTCCATTCTTTTCACGCAATCTCCCAAAGGATCACTAACG ATCAGCTTCTCTAGAGATGCATCCGTACCTAAAGCTGCAAACACGGTGATAgaaaacaaactactttccaaggCAGTTCTAGAATCGATCGTTGGAAAGCACGGTGTTTCTCCTGCAGCAAAGCAAAGTTTGGCCACAAGGTTATCTAAATTGTTGAATGGGTGCAAGGAATCTTATGGTGCTGAAGCTCGAAATGAAAAAGTGGAGGCATGA